Genomic DNA from Crateriforma spongiae:
CCATGTCGGTCACGATGATGTCGTACACATCGCTTTCAATCCGCTTGGCCGCTTCCGGACCACTGGTGGCGACATCGCACTGGTACCCGACCTTTTCCAAACTGTCCGTCATCGCACGAGCGTGCGCCGCTTCGTTGTCGACGACCAACAAACGTAAATTGGACGGGTCGATCGATGGCTGATCAGATTCGGCGTCGGAGGCGTCCGTCTTCTTTGACATGTCGTCGTCAAGCAAATCGAGCGGGTAAGAAAAATCGGGTGGATCGAACCGATCAGCTTACGACAATCTGTGACGGCTTAGAACCATCGTGACGCCCCAGCGCCAGCCGACCATCGGATCAGGTCCGGGGCGTCCCGATCAGCGATTTTCCGACCTGTGGGCGCATAAAAAAACGGACCGCGATTCAAACCGCCGGCCCGTTTATTTCGCTATTGGCGCCAAAGCCAATCCTGTGCCGATTAGTAGCAGCAAGGATCGGGGCAGCACGATTTGCGAGCGGCAAACTTTGCCTTCAGCTTCGCGAACAGTCCGCAGTGCTTCTTGGGAGCCGGGCAGCAGGTCGGAGCAGGTTCGCAGCAGACGGGCTCGGGAGCGCAAACCGGGGCGGGTTCGCAGCAAACGGGCTCAGGAGCACAAACCGGTGCGGGCTCGGGGCAGCAAACCGGCTCGGGAGCGCAAACTGGCTCAGGAGCACAAACCGGTGCCGGCTCGGGGCAGCAAACGGGCTCAGGAGCGCAAACCGGCTCGGGAGCACAAACAGGAGCAGGCTCGCAGCAAACCGGCTCGGGGCAGCAAGCGTCTTTCTTGCAGAACCGTCCGAACAAACCAGCGTCGGCTTGCGGGGCTGCGACGATGCTAGCGGCGACCAACAGGGTCAAGGCCATAATCGTTCGAATCATCTGATTCACTCTCTACACAAATGAAGTAGTGGAATGCCCGCCTAGCTGGCAAGCTGGGCAAAGTTTATGGATCGCACGGACTGCGTCAACCAAGGGCAACGGGGCAGTCCGCGAACTTTTTCGCTCACGCGATTCCTTCGCATCCGAACACTACCGCAGTGGATGCGACGCTAAATTGTCGCACCCCGCAGGTCGCCGTGCCCCAGCGCACATCGAATGCCGGATCCACCGCGGTCCGCTGTGACGGTTCGCGGCGCGCATTTGCACACGCCTTAATGGCATCCAAGGAGCCGAAAAACGGCCGAATCCCGACGCAGCTGACCGGGCATCTCGGACGCTGCAGCCGTGAATTTGCCCCCGCGATTGCCCCGAACACGAAGCCTCAGACACACCGGTCGGTACAAAATTTCGCGACCGTTCCGCGAAGCGGTTTTCGAAAGAATGGCTTCATAAAATGTCCGCACGACGCCGTGCCGAGTCGCGATACCGCATGTCGCCTGTTGAAAACCTGTCGCTCCGTTGCCGCGAACGGGCGTTGCCCGCACCTGCCAAGACGAACCGATTCTGAGGTTCGCGATGTCCTAGGATGCGCCGGCGTAGCGTTTCTGCAGCGATTCGACCTGGATCGGGTTTTCCCGCATGGCTTGCATCGCGTTGATCGCCGCTTCGGCTGCGGACAACGTCGTGATGCAGGGCACCCCGTACTGAACCGCCGCGGCACGAATTCGACCTTCGTCGGTTCGCGCTCCTTTGCCGCTGGGCGTGTTGACGATCAGCTGGACGTCGTCGTTCTTCAGGAAGTCGATCAGGTTCGGATGCCCTTCGGCCAGTTTCCGGACACGCGTGCACTGCACCCCGGCTTCATCCAGCCGCTGGGCGGTGCCTTCGGTCGCCAAAATTTCAAACCCGAGTTCACCAAGCCGCCGTCCCAAGTCGACCACGGCGTGTTTGTGCCGGGCGTTCAGGCTGAGGAAGACTTTGCCCGATTCGGGCAACACATTGCCGGCGGCGATTTGGCTTTTGGCAAACGCAATGGAAAACTGGTCGCTGATCCCCATGACTTCGCCGGTCGACCGCATTTCAGGTCCCAGGACAATGTCCACACCGGCAAACTTGCGGAACGGAAACACACTTTCTTTGATCGACACATGCTTGGGCACCGGTTGGTCCAGAATGCCTTGTTCCTTCAAGCTGATTCCGTTCATGACTTTGGTCGCAATGCCGGCGACGGGAACCCCCGTGGCTTTGGCAACGAAAGGCACGGTGCGGCTGGCCCGCGGATTGACTTCCAAGATATACAAGACCGGTTGGCCGTCTTCGGTTTTGACCGCGTATTGAATGTTCATCAGCCCGACGACGTTCATCCGCTTGGCTAACCGCACGGTGGCGTCACGAATTTCCGCGATCGTTTGTTCGGTCAAACTGAACGGCGGGATACAGCACGCCGAATCGCCACTGTGCACACCGGCTTCTTCGATGTGTTCCATGATTCCCATGATCACACAATCGGTGCCATCGCCGACCGCGTCGACATCGACTTCGATGGCGTCTTCCAGGAACGAGTCGATCAGCACGGGTTGTCCGTCGGCGACGATGAAGGCCTCGGCCACATATCGTTCGAACTGTGACTGGTCATAACAGATTTCCATCGCCCGACCGCCCAGAACAAAGCTGGGACGCACCAGGGCCGGATAGCCGATGCGTTTGGCTTCGCGTTTGGCTTCGGACATGTTTCGTGCGATGCCCGAGGGCGGCTGGCGCAAGCCCAATTCTTCGATCAGTTGTTGGAACAGTTCGCGATCCTCGGCCGCCTCGATCGTATCGACGCTGGTTCCGATGATCGGAACGCCGGCGGTTTGCAGCCCGCGGGCCAGGTTCAACGGTGTTTGACCGCCGAACTGTGCGATCACTCCGTCCGGCTCGGTCGCGTCGCAGATGTTCAACACGTCTTCGATGGTCAGCGGTTCAAAGAACAGGATGTCCGACGTGTCGTAGTCGGTACTGACCGTTTCCGGATTGCTGTTGACCATGATCGCTTCATAGCCGATGTCTTTGACGGCGAAGCTGGCGTGGCAACAACAGTAATCGAACTCGATTCCTTGGCCGATCCGGTTGGGACCACCGCCCAAGATCACGATCCGTTTCTTGTCCGATTTGCCGGGCAATTCGGTTTCGGTTTCATAGGTGCTGTAATAGTACGGCGTGTAGGCTTCGAATTCCGCCGCACACGTATCGACACTCTTGAAGACCGGCCGGACACCCAGTTCCAGGCGGCGTGCGCGGACCTTGACTTCGTTCGTACCGGTCAGCTTGGCCAGCTGGCGATCGGAGAAACCGTCGCGTTTGGCGTCACGCATTTGATCCGCGGTCAACGATTCCAACGATCCAACCGTGCCCAGCCATTCTTCGCGTTCAACGATTTGGGCAATGTGGTCCAAGAACCAGCGATCGATATGAGTCAGTTTGTAGATCTCATCGATCGTCATACCGGACTTCAGCGCATAACGAATGTGGAAAATTCGTTCGGCGCCGGGGACGGTCAACTTGGCTCGAATTTCATCGTTGCTCGGTTGGTCTTCGGTTCCCCAGAGGTCGCGTCCGTCGCAGCCAAGACCGAAGGCGCCGATCTCCAGACCACGCAGCGCTTTTTGAAGTGATTCTTTGAACGTCCGACCGATCGCCATCGTTTCGCCGACGCTTTTCATTTGCGTGGTCAGCGTGGCATCGGCGTCGGGAAATTTTTCGAACGCGAAACGCGGGATCTTCGTCACCACATAGTCGATCGTCGGTTCGAAACATGCTTTCGTTTTCTGGGTGATGTCGTTGGGGATTTCCCACAAGCGATAACCCACGGCAAGCTTGGCGGCAATCTTTGCGATCGGAAACCCCGTCGCTTTACTGGCCAGGGCACTGGACCGGCTGACCCGCGGGTTCATTTCAATGACGATCATCCGGCCGGTTTTCGGATTGATCGCGAACTGGACGTTACTGCCGCCCGTTTCGACGCCGATTTCACGCATCACCGCCAAGCTGGCGTCGCGCATCCGTTGGTATTCTTTGTCGGTCAGTGTTTGGGCCGGGGCGACGGTGATCGAATCACCGGTGTGGACGCCCATCGGGTCAAAGTTTTCGATACTGCAGATGATGACCACGTTGTCGTCCATGTCTCGGACGACTTCCATCTCGTATTCCTTCCAACCGATGATGGACTCTTCGATCAAGACCTCCGTCACCGGCGACTGGTCCAAACCGTTGCGGACCAGAGCGTCAAAATCGTCTTTGTTGTAGGCAATTGCCGAACCGCTGCCGCCCATCGTGAAGCTGGGCCGGACGACTGCGGGAAGCCCGACTTGTTCCATCGCCGCACGGGCCTCTTCCAAGGTGTGCACGGTGAAACCTTTGCAGACGTCCAAGCCGATCTTTTCCATCGCGGCCTTGAACTTGTCCCGCGCCTCGGCCTTGTCGATCACGTCGGCCCGAGCGCCGATCATTTCCACGCCGTACTTTTCCAGCACACCGTTGGCTTCCAGATCCATCGCCACGTTCAAACCGGTCTGACCGCCCAGTGTGGGCAGTAGAGCGTCGGGACGTTCCTTGGCGATGACCTTTTCCAAAACCTGCCAAGTCAACGGTTCGATATAGGTCGAATCCGCGGTGGCGGGGTCGGTCATGATGGTCGCGGGGTTACTGTTGACCAGAACCACCTCGTAACCCTCTTCGCGTAGGGCTTTACAGGCCTGGGTCCCGGAATAATCGAATTCGCAAGCCTGTCCAATGACAATGGGCCCGCTACCGATCAACAGAATTTTCTTGATGTCGTCGCGACGTGGCACAGAACACCTAAAATCAAAGCGAGAGATTGGTCGTGAAGACCAGCGGTATGCAAAATTCCGGGCAGGATATCACGCTACCCTATCCATTGCGTAGGGTGCGGACCGCGAACTGGCCGTCGACGGGCCGTTTCGCTCCGTTAGCCGTCTCTTGTCCGGGGCATCCCACCGGTTCGCCCCCGATTGCGCTGCTTTGGCCGAATTGACCGCTTGGGATCGAATCGTCCGGCTCGCCCCGATTGAACGAACAGCCATCAAATCGGCCGATAACCGACCGCAAACACCGGCGATTGCCTCCGACGCAGATCCATCGCGACGATATCGATCAACGTTGCCCAGCGGGCCCGCCGGGCAAAGCTGCCCCCCGTTCCACCCCGAGATTCCTGCCATGATCCAGATTCCCGCCACGTTTCTCCGAATCTCCGTCGCGACGCTGGCCGCTTTGAGCTGCCTTTGCGTGGGCCAAGCCGGGGCGGCCCAGCGGCCGTCCGACCGACCCAACATCTTGGTGATCTATCTGGACGATTTCGGTTGGCGAGACTGTGGATTCATGGGCAGCGATTTTTTCGAAACCCCGAACTTGGACCGGCTGGCCGAACAGGGCACCGTCTTCACCGACGCGTACGCGGGTGCGGCCAACTGTGCACCGTCTCGCGCCTGCTTGATGTCGGGCCAGTACACGCCACGTCACGAAATCTTCAACGTGGGAACCGGCCCGCGTGGTAAAGCCCAGCACCGACGATTGCTGCACGTCCCGGGCACCGACACGTTGCGCCCGTCCATCACGACATGGCCACAGCGTCTGCATGCGGCAGGCTACAAAACCGCATTGATGGGCAAGTGGCACCTGAGCGATGATCCGACCCAATATGGATTCGACATCAACGTCGGCGGTTCCCACTCGGGCAGCCCGCCAAAGGGATACTATCCGCCGCACCCGAACGCCCCCGGACTAGACGATGCACCGGAGGACGAGTACCTGACGGATCGATTGAGCGACGAAGCGGTCAAGTTCATCCGTCGCTCGGCCGATCAGACGTGGATGCTGTACCTGACGCACTTTGCCGTTCACACTCCGCTGATTGCCAAACGTGAACTGGTTGCCAAGTATGAATCGAAGCCAGCGGGTGAATTGCACCAACATGTTGCCATGGCGACGATGATCGAAGCGGTTGATCAAGGGATCGGTCGAATCATGCGCACGATCAACGAGCTCGATTTGGACCAAAACACGGTTGTCTTGTTTTCGTCGGACAACGGCGGATATGGTCCGGCCACCGACATGCATCCGCTGAAAGGATACAAAGGCACGTATTACGAAGGCGGAATCCGTGTGCCCATGTTCGTCCGCTGGCCGGGACAGGTGACGGCCGGACGACGCATCGACACACCGGTTTCCCAACTGGATTGGTACCCCACGATTCTGGACATTGCCGGACTGGAACGATCGGATGACCAATCGTTGGATGGTGTCAGTTTGTGGCCGATGCTGACCGAGCCAAGTCAAACGTTGGCCAGTCGAGCGTTGTTCTGGCATTTCCCGGCTTACCTTCAAGGCTATTCCAACGTCGACGAACAACGTGACCCGCTGTTTCGAACTCGACCGTGCGGGATCATCCGCCAGGGCGATTGGAAACTGCACGAGTACTTTGAATCCGGAGACTTGGAACTTTACAACTTGAAGGACGATATCGGGGAAACCAAGAACTTGGCGGATTCGATGCCCGACAAGGCTGCCCAATTGCACCAAGCCATGATCCGCTGGCGCGAACGAACCGATGCACCGGTGCCTTCGACGGCAAATCCAAAGTTTGACGCCGAGGCCGAAGCAAAGGCGATGGCCGACGTGCAGCGAAAAGCCGCGAAAAACAAACGCAACCGCTAGGCGGGAACCGCCACGGCATTCTGGCTGACTTGCTGATAAATCAAGTACGCCATGTAGGCCGCATAGACCAGCAACAAAAACAGGCCTTCCAACCGCGACACGCGTTTGGACGTCGCGAATAAAGGCCAAATCAAAACACAGCTGCCGATCATCATCGGCAGGTCGCTGGCGAATAGCTTTTCGGCGACCGGAATTCCAGCCGGTGCGACCACGGCGGTCACGCCCAACACGGCCAGGATGTTCAACGTCGTGCTGCCCACCGCGTTGCCAATGGCGATGCTGCGTTGGCCTTTCAAACTGGCCATGACACTGGTAACCAATTCTGGCAGCGACGTACCGACCGAAACAATCGTCAAACCGATCAATGCTTCCGACATTCCGAACCGCTGAGCGATCGCGACGCTGGCATCAACAAACAGGCGGCAACCGACGACCAAAAGTGTGATGCCGACCGCCAAGATGAACAGGTTCTTGATCACCCGCCAAACCAGGGGCGACGACGGATCATCCACCGGGGCGGCGGCATCGGAATCGTCGGAATCGGTCTGTGACGTGTCCCGAGCCGCATCCGATTCGAACTGGCGTCGGCCCAGTCGAAAGGAAACGGTGAAATAAACGAACAGAAAAATCAGAAACACGCACCCATCGATGCGTGACAGGTTCAAGTTGTCGCTGAGCAGGTACATCAATACGGCCGCGGCGATCATCACAGGCAAATCGAATTTCACGACTTGGCTGCGTACTTCCAGCGGAACGAATGCGGCCGACAGCCCGACGATCATCAACAGGTTGAACAGGTTGCTGCCGATGACATTGCCGACCGTGATATCGGCCTGACCTTGCAGAGCGGTCAGCACCGAAACGGCCAGCTCCGGCGCACTGGTCCCAAAAGACACGACCGTTAATCCGACAAAAAGCGGTGAAAGACGCGCGGCGAACGCCAACTGCGACGCACCACGAACGACCAGTTCCCCGCCCAGGACCAATAAAACGCCACCGGCAAGCAGTGCAAGAATCGTCAGGAACATGCTTGTCGGCTCGATGTCGCAGGTCAGATCAATGAAAACCGAAGTCGAACGTGGCGTCGGTCGCGACTGTTGTATCGGCACGTCCCTGGCCGGATCAACATCGCCCCAAGCCCCACTAAACCACCGGATGATCGCACAGATAATCGCTCAAGGGGTCTGGGCATCATCGAGATTGTCCCGCCGCAGCCGATCAAACGTATAGATCCCGCTGTTGTGACCATCACTGAATGCGATGTTGTAGGCGTAGGTCCCGACCGGTTGCATCGCCACAATGGTCAACGGCCGCGCCTCCGCGGCACTCAGTACGGGCAGGGCGATCGGCCCAGTAGCGGACGACGAATCCAAATCGCTTGCCCGCTGCTTTTCTCGACATGTTGCGCAGGGGCACCGGTCACGCAGTTCCTTGGCCGTCCAACGGGTCGTCTGCTGGTCAGACCAGACGATGCAAATCGCAGCTTCCCCGTCACGACGAATCTCCGTCGGCGTGGCGTTGCTGCTTTCACTGTTTCGTTGTGGTTCAGACGTCATCACAGGGGTCTCGTCGTGGTCATGGGACTCTCGTTTCGCGAAAGTTCGATCTTGCTGTAAAGCGGGCTCTTCTCGTAAAGCGGCCCAGCACCGTCAGTGCAATGCACAACATCACAACGACGGTATCGGTGCGCCGGGTTTGGCACGTCCACGCGATCATCGCCTAGTCCGTGCGTCGATCCACC
This window encodes:
- a CDS encoding calcium/sodium antiporter produces the protein MFLTILALLAGGVLLVLGGELVVRGASQLAFAARLSPLFVGLTVVSFGTSAPELAVSVLTALQGQADITVGNVIGSNLFNLLMIVGLSAAFVPLEVRSQVVKFDLPVMIAAAVLMYLLSDNLNLSRIDGCVFLIFLFVYFTVSFRLGRRQFESDAARDTSQTDSDDSDAAAPVDDPSSPLVWRVIKNLFILAVGITLLVVGCRLFVDASVAIAQRFGMSEALIGLTIVSVGTSLPELVTSVMASLKGQRSIAIGNAVGSTTLNILAVLGVTAVVAPAGIPVAEKLFASDLPMMIGSCVLIWPLFATSKRVSRLEGLFLLLVYAAYMAYLIYQQVSQNAVAVPA
- a CDS encoding sulfatase gives rise to the protein MIQIPATFLRISVATLAALSCLCVGQAGAAQRPSDRPNILVIYLDDFGWRDCGFMGSDFFETPNLDRLAEQGTVFTDAYAGAANCAPSRACLMSGQYTPRHEIFNVGTGPRGKAQHRRLLHVPGTDTLRPSITTWPQRLHAAGYKTALMGKWHLSDDPTQYGFDINVGGSHSGSPPKGYYPPHPNAPGLDDAPEDEYLTDRLSDEAVKFIRRSADQTWMLYLTHFAVHTPLIAKRELVAKYESKPAGELHQHVAMATMIEAVDQGIGRIMRTINELDLDQNTVVLFSSDNGGYGPATDMHPLKGYKGTYYEGGIRVPMFVRWPGQVTAGRRIDTPVSQLDWYPTILDIAGLERSDDQSLDGVSLWPMLTEPSQTLASRALFWHFPAYLQGYSNVDEQRDPLFRTRPCGIIRQGDWKLHEYFESGDLELYNLKDDIGETKNLADSMPDKAAQLHQAMIRWRERTDAPVPSTANPKFDAEAEAKAMADVQRKAAKNKRNR
- a CDS encoding DUF971 domain-containing protein, which codes for MTSEPQRNSESSNATPTEIRRDGEAAICIVWSDQQTTRWTAKELRDRCPCATCREKQRASDLDSSSATGPIALPVLSAAEARPLTIVAMQPVGTYAYNIAFSDGHNSGIYTFDRLRRDNLDDAQTP
- the carB gene encoding carbamoyl-phosphate synthase large subunit; the encoded protein is MPRRDDIKKILLIGSGPIVIGQACEFDYSGTQACKALREEGYEVVLVNSNPATIMTDPATADSTYIEPLTWQVLEKVIAKERPDALLPTLGGQTGLNVAMDLEANGVLEKYGVEMIGARADVIDKAEARDKFKAAMEKIGLDVCKGFTVHTLEEARAAMEQVGLPAVVRPSFTMGGSGSAIAYNKDDFDALVRNGLDQSPVTEVLIEESIIGWKEYEMEVVRDMDDNVVIICSIENFDPMGVHTGDSITVAPAQTLTDKEYQRMRDASLAVMREIGVETGGSNVQFAINPKTGRMIVIEMNPRVSRSSALASKATGFPIAKIAAKLAVGYRLWEIPNDITQKTKACFEPTIDYVVTKIPRFAFEKFPDADATLTTQMKSVGETMAIGRTFKESLQKALRGLEIGAFGLGCDGRDLWGTEDQPSNDEIRAKLTVPGAERIFHIRYALKSGMTIDEIYKLTHIDRWFLDHIAQIVEREEWLGTVGSLESLTADQMRDAKRDGFSDRQLAKLTGTNEVKVRARRLELGVRPVFKSVDTCAAEFEAYTPYYYSTYETETELPGKSDKKRIVILGGGPNRIGQGIEFDYCCCHASFAVKDIGYEAIMVNSNPETVSTDYDTSDILFFEPLTIEDVLNICDATEPDGVIAQFGGQTPLNLARGLQTAGVPIIGTSVDTIEAAEDRELFQQLIEELGLRQPPSGIARNMSEAKREAKRIGYPALVRPSFVLGGRAMEICYDQSQFERYVAEAFIVADGQPVLIDSFLEDAIEVDVDAVGDGTDCVIMGIMEHIEEAGVHSGDSACCIPPFSLTEQTIAEIRDATVRLAKRMNVVGLMNIQYAVKTEDGQPVLYILEVNPRASRTVPFVAKATGVPVAGIATKVMNGISLKEQGILDQPVPKHVSIKESVFPFRKFAGVDIVLGPEMRSTGEVMGISDQFSIAFAKSQIAAGNVLPESGKVFLSLNARHKHAVVDLGRRLGELGFEILATEGTAQRLDEAGVQCTRVRKLAEGHPNLIDFLKNDDVQLIVNTPSGKGARTDEGRIRAAAVQYGVPCITTLSAAEAAINAMQAMRENPIQVESLQKRYAGAS